The Metabacillus litoralis genome contains a region encoding:
- a CDS encoding phosphoglycerate dehydrogenase, which translates to MRKVVITPRSYGKFNKEVFSLWEKENFKVIREIGPVPEERMIELIKDADALIIGTDFLSEKALEHAKNLKIISKYGVGIDNIPRAFALSNGIEVMNTPGVNTEAVADYTFSLLLAVARHIPQSHENLMMGRWQKMIGQEVFGKTIGILGFGAIGQAVAKRAKGFNMNILAYDVMPNYETAEQLDVKIRSFDEIIEQSDFLTLHLPLIKETKNLINYQLLKRMKKNCVIVNTARGGIVNEHDLGLALQENVIGGAAIDVFYEEPLKHSPLQGLKNVILTPHNAAATIEATERMTMQSTKNVLEFFRKEINIS; encoded by the coding sequence ATGCGAAAGGTTGTTATAACGCCTAGATCCTACGGTAAGTTTAACAAAGAAGTTTTTTCTTTATGGGAAAAAGAGAACTTTAAGGTGATCCGTGAAATAGGTCCTGTCCCCGAAGAACGAATGATTGAACTGATCAAAGATGCTGATGCGTTAATTATCGGAACAGATTTCTTATCAGAGAAAGCTTTAGAGCATGCTAAAAATTTAAAAATCATCTCAAAATATGGCGTTGGGATCGATAATATTCCACGTGCCTTTGCACTTTCAAATGGTATTGAAGTAATGAATACACCAGGAGTCAATACCGAAGCTGTAGCAGATTATACATTTTCTTTATTATTAGCCGTTGCACGGCATATACCTCAGAGTCATGAAAATCTTATGATGGGTAGATGGCAGAAGATGATTGGTCAAGAAGTATTCGGAAAGACTATTGGCATATTAGGTTTTGGGGCTATTGGTCAGGCGGTAGCAAAACGAGCTAAAGGCTTTAATATGAACATTTTAGCGTATGATGTTATGCCTAATTATGAGACTGCAGAACAATTAGATGTAAAAATAAGGAGCTTTGATGAAATTATTGAACAAAGTGATTTTTTAACTCTCCATTTACCTTTAATAAAGGAAACCAAAAATCTCATCAACTATCAGCTACTAAAAAGAATGAAGAAAAATTGTGTGATTGTAAATACAGCAAGAGGCGGAATTGTTAATGAACATGATTTAGGTTTAGCATTACAGGAAAATGTAATCGGAGGTGCCGCGATAGATGTTTTTTATGAGGAGCCTTTAAAACATTCTCCATTGCAAGGGTTAAAAAATGTGATTTTAACACCTCACAATGCGGCTGCAACAATTGAAGCAACAGAGCGAATGACCATGCAATCAACAAAAAATGTACTTGAGTTCTTTAGGAAAGAGATAAATATTAGTTAA
- a CDS encoding ABC transporter permease, with amino-acid sequence MNTQLEHKVEGTGNKLSTTVMDFILKYNTLIIFAILLIISSFLSSSFFTETNIFNLLRQLSGLAIISLGMLLVILTGGIDLSVGSTLALGCVLSAYLLQTMSLPLALICTVISCILLGAGSGYLVARRNIAPFVVTLALMTIARGIAFMVSKGTPIVTENAFILSLGAGSFLRIPYLVWLTLFIFLIIAFVLKYTTFGRMIKAVGSNEDAVRLSGINVSRYKFMVYTISGGLGAIAGIISTSRTGVGSPVVGTAIELDAIAAVVIGGASLSGGRGTALNTLVGVLILGMIGNIMNLMNVPAYPQQVIKGIIIILAVLLQGIQSKRSN; translated from the coding sequence ATGAATACTCAACTTGAACACAAAGTGGAAGGAACAGGTAATAAGCTTTCCACAACAGTTATGGACTTCATTCTTAAATATAACACACTAATTATATTTGCCATTCTATTAATTATTTCTAGCTTCTTATCATCCTCTTTCTTTACTGAAACAAATATTTTTAATCTACTAAGACAATTATCTGGGTTAGCCATTATTAGTTTAGGAATGCTTCTTGTCATTTTAACAGGTGGTATAGATCTTTCAGTTGGATCTACTCTAGCTCTCGGCTGTGTTCTTTCTGCTTACTTACTCCAAACAATGTCACTCCCACTGGCATTAATATGCACAGTGATAAGTTGTATATTGTTAGGGGCCGGTTCGGGATACCTTGTTGCTAGAAGAAATATTGCTCCATTTGTTGTGACGCTAGCTTTAATGACTATTGCTAGAGGGATTGCTTTTATGGTTTCAAAAGGAACACCGATCGTAACGGAAAACGCTTTCATTCTTTCGTTAGGAGCAGGTTCATTTTTACGCATACCATATCTCGTTTGGCTAACTCTATTCATCTTTTTAATTATTGCGTTTGTTCTAAAATACACAACCTTTGGAAGAATGATCAAAGCAGTTGGAAGTAATGAAGATGCAGTTAGGTTGTCTGGTATTAATGTTAGTCGTTATAAATTCATGGTTTATACCATTTCTGGAGGATTAGGTGCGATTGCAGGAATTATAAGTACATCAAGAACTGGAGTAGGTTCACCAGTTGTAGGTACTGCAATTGAATTGGATGCTATAGCGGCAGTTGTTATTGGGGGAGCTAGTCTTAGTGGTGGGAGAGGTACAGCATTAAACACATTAGTAGGTGTACTAATATTAGGGATGATTGGAAATATAATGAATCTCATGAATGTACCAGCTTATCCTCAACAGGTTATAAAGGGCATCATTATTATACTGGCGGTTTTATTACAAGGAATTCAAAGTAAAAGATCTAATTAA
- a CDS encoding winged helix-turn-helix transcriptional regulator has product MTIPLRDEIKARLRNNEFNCEKELTLSIISGKWKIVILWHIGFEGPHRFGQLQRLFKSISNRILTKQLRELELDGILYRKIYPEVPPRVEYHITERGETILPIIDAMYKWGEENMSYYAKRLDQEDSY; this is encoded by the coding sequence ATGACCATTCCATTAAGAGACGAGATAAAGGCAAGATTAAGAAATAATGAATTTAATTGTGAAAAGGAGTTAACATTATCCATTATTAGTGGTAAATGGAAAATAGTTATTTTATGGCATATTGGGTTTGAGGGGCCACATCGATTTGGACAGCTACAAAGATTATTTAAAAGCATTAGTAATCGTATTTTAACAAAGCAATTGAGGGAACTAGAACTGGATGGGATTTTATATCGGAAAATATATCCAGAGGTTCCTCCAAGAGTAGAATATCACATAACAGAAAGAGGGGAAACAATTCTTCCTATTATAGATGCGATGTATAAATGGGGTGAAGAAAACATGTCTTATTATGCAAAGAGATTAGACCAAGAAGACAGTTATTAA
- a CDS encoding sugar ABC transporter ATP-binding protein, with amino-acid sequence MPDHYRVEMQHIVKTYGKTAALNDVSLKVGVGEIHALVGENGAGKSTLMKILSGAIKKDSGSIKIDDQNVTVRSPNEARELGIGIIYQEFALAPDLTVAENIFLNEISRNKGLINWSNLFKKADEIIKTLGFNINSKVYVRDLSVAYQQVIEIAKAISGELKVLILDEPTAVLAPSETRQLFKLLLKLKADGVSIIYISHRLEEVFEIADSITTLRDGQVTGNVNPNEVGVEDVISLMIGRNLEALFPKREIKIGTEIFRVEGMNNPPKCKNISFSVHKGEVLGIAGLVGSGRTELARAIFGADKKKGGKLFLDGKEIFVKSPKDAVRNGIGLVPENRKAQGLVLPMSIKMNATMSNLNKITKYKGLIKHKEEEELVKELSKILRIKTSSIDLATENLSGGNQQKVVLAKWFNTDCRIIILDEPTRGVDVGAKVEIYHLINQLASKGIGVIVISSELLEIIGLCDRVLVMNNAEIKGSLLKSEMTEKSIMTLAIGGKEHEYST; translated from the coding sequence ATGCCGGATCATTACCGGGTAGAAATGCAACATATTGTTAAAACCTACGGTAAGACAGCTGCGTTAAACGATGTTTCACTAAAAGTAGGTGTAGGAGAAATTCATGCGCTAGTTGGTGAAAATGGAGCAGGAAAGTCTACCTTAATGAAAATATTATCTGGTGCTATAAAAAAGGATTCTGGAAGTATTAAAATAGATGATCAAAATGTAACGGTACGTTCTCCAAATGAAGCTAGGGAGCTAGGCATTGGCATTATTTATCAAGAATTTGCATTAGCACCAGACTTAACAGTTGCCGAGAATATATTCCTAAACGAAATTAGCCGTAATAAAGGGCTAATAAATTGGTCTAATCTATTTAAAAAAGCAGATGAAATCATTAAAACACTTGGTTTTAATATTAATTCCAAAGTCTATGTAAGAGATCTAAGTGTGGCTTATCAACAGGTAATTGAAATTGCAAAGGCCATATCAGGAGAGTTAAAGGTACTTATTTTAGATGAGCCAACTGCGGTGCTTGCTCCATCTGAAACACGCCAACTATTTAAACTTTTATTAAAACTAAAAGCTGACGGAGTGAGTATCATTTATATATCTCATCGATTAGAGGAAGTTTTTGAAATTGCTGATTCTATAACAACACTTAGAGATGGTCAGGTGACAGGTAACGTAAACCCAAATGAGGTGGGTGTTGAAGATGTCATTAGTTTAATGATCGGCAGAAATTTGGAAGCGCTTTTTCCGAAGCGAGAAATAAAAATAGGTACTGAAATATTTAGGGTTGAAGGTATGAATAACCCACCTAAATGTAAAAATATATCGTTTTCCGTTCATAAAGGAGAAGTTTTAGGGATTGCTGGACTAGTAGGAAGTGGACGTACAGAGTTAGCAAGAGCAATTTTTGGAGCCGATAAGAAAAAAGGCGGAAAACTTTTTTTGGATGGAAAGGAGATTTTTGTGAAATCTCCGAAGGATGCAGTTCGAAATGGTATAGGCCTAGTACCAGAAAATAGGAAAGCTCAAGGCCTAGTGCTTCCGATGTCAATCAAGATGAATGCTACAATGTCTAATTTAAACAAAATTACAAAATATAAAGGATTAATAAAGCATAAGGAAGAGGAAGAACTAGTTAAAGAGTTATCTAAGATATTAAGAATTAAAACTAGCAGTATTGATTTGGCAACCGAAAACCTAAGTGGTGGAAATCAACAAAAAGTTGTTTTGGCGAAGTGGTTTAATACAGACTGTCGCATTATTATCCTCGATGAACCAACAAGAGGAGTTGATGTAGGGGCAAAGGTAGAAATCTATCATCTTATTAATCAATTAGCAAGTAAAGGAATAGGGGTTATCGTAATATCTTCAGAGCTCTTAGAAATTATTGGATTGTGTGACAGAGTATTAGTGATGAACAATGCTGAAATCAAAGGGAGTTTATTAAAGTCAGAAATGACAGAGAAAAGCATTATGACGCTTGCAATAGGAGGGAAAGAACATGAATACTCAACTTGA
- a CDS encoding aldehyde dehydrogenase family protein, with the protein MKMLVGGKKINAKDNDYLEVVNSATQEFIDTVPNATIEDVQQAISIAQKGKKVWRSMSPKDRGDILLRCAEAIEQQQEELATLLSTEMGKVISEARDEISVVSLIFKRFVEKANSLYGETITNNDSGKASDIIFTRREPLGVIACIVPFNYPAELCSHKIAPALAAGNAVIIKPPTDNPLTIIRLVEILLENGVPGNVVQVLTGDGALIGGELAKSPFIDAISLTGSTEVGKIVARDSASTLKRVFLELGGNDPLLILEDADLELAVEEAVKGRLKNAGQTCCAPKRFIVHQAIKDRFIEKLIERLKRVRRGGPLENQTELGSLISPKAVNEIHRQVHETMNQGAKCILGGSPESTTYYQPTILVDVTPEMDVAKDMEIFGPVLPIIEFESNQEAIEIANNSIYGLAGGVITSDFKKAIDIAAKLECGSVVINGSGNYRNVDMPFGGYKMSGLGREGITCTLEEMTQEKSYVLKNVLL; encoded by the coding sequence ATGAAGATGTTAGTAGGCGGCAAAAAAATCAATGCTAAGGATAATGATTACTTAGAGGTGGTTAACTCCGCGACACAAGAGTTTATTGATACAGTACCAAATGCAACAATCGAGGATGTTCAACAGGCAATTAGTATAGCGCAGAAAGGAAAAAAGGTCTGGAGATCAATGTCTCCAAAAGATAGAGGGGATATTTTATTACGGTGTGCTGAAGCAATTGAGCAGCAACAAGAAGAGCTTGCTACATTGCTAAGTACTGAAATGGGAAAGGTGATTAGTGAAGCGAGAGATGAGATTTCTGTCGTCTCTCTTATCTTTAAAAGATTTGTTGAAAAGGCTAATTCTTTGTATGGAGAAACAATAACAAATAATGACTCAGGCAAGGCAAGTGACATTATTTTTACAAGGAGAGAACCACTAGGGGTTATAGCTTGTATTGTACCATTTAATTATCCTGCAGAGCTATGTAGTCATAAGATTGCACCCGCTTTAGCAGCTGGTAACGCAGTTATTATAAAGCCACCAACTGATAATCCATTAACTATTATTAGATTAGTAGAGATTTTACTTGAAAATGGTGTTCCTGGTAATGTAGTGCAAGTACTAACAGGGGATGGAGCATTAATAGGAGGGGAATTGGCAAAAAGTCCATTTATCGACGCAATAAGTTTAACAGGTAGTACTGAAGTAGGTAAGATTGTGGCAAGAGATTCTGCTTCAACATTAAAAAGAGTGTTTTTAGAGCTTGGAGGCAATGACCCTTTACTTATCTTAGAAGATGCAGATCTTGAATTAGCAGTAGAGGAGGCAGTAAAGGGTAGGTTAAAAAACGCTGGTCAAACCTGCTGTGCACCTAAACGTTTTATTGTTCATCAAGCAATAAAAGACAGATTTATTGAAAAACTCATTGAAAGGTTAAAGCGTGTAAGAAGGGGAGGACCGTTAGAAAATCAAACAGAATTGGGGTCGTTAATTAGTCCCAAGGCGGTAAACGAAATTCATAGACAGGTGCATGAAACAATGAATCAAGGTGCGAAATGTATTTTAGGAGGCTCTCCGGAATCTACTACTTATTATCAGCCTACGATATTAGTAGATGTAACACCGGAAATGGATGTCGCAAAAGATATGGAAATTTTTGGGCCGGTTTTACCAATCATTGAGTTTGAGTCAAATCAGGAGGCAATTGAAATAGCAAATAATTCGATATATGGTTTAGCTGGTGGGGTTATAACATCAGACTTCAAGAAAGCAATTGATATAGCAGCAAAGTTAGAATGTGGTTCAGTTGTTATTAATGGTTCAGGAAACTACCGCAATGTTGATATGCCATTTGGTGGATATAAGATGAGTGGGTTAGGTCGAGAGGGTATTACTTGTACTTTAGAGGAAATGACACAAGAAAAATCATATGTTTTGAAAAATGTCTTACTATAA
- a CDS encoding substrate-binding domain-containing protein codes for MKKLRRVFVLVFTLCLMGSLLIACSNEGTQPTTADAQTNTGKKDLGDITIGLSMQTLGAPYFVAQQKAVEKKVEELGVKLISADAQGDLSKQLADVEDMLSRQIDLLIINPADPEGAVAATRSAAAAGVPVFIMDNSISPEADYVSMIQSNNLANGEQVGQWLANKMGKTEIKLGILSGNQGNLLGVDRRIGVIKGIVEEQLRQFSETNFKVVTQGWGDWAQEGGLSAAEDMLVASPDMNVLVAENDSMALGAVKAIENAGKEDDILVLAAADGQKEALELIKEGKYGATGLNNPALVAETTVDTAIKYLQAEANIPKLINTEPAVIHIDNVDDYYNPDSDF; via the coding sequence TTGAAAAAACTAAGAAGGGTGTTTGTTCTTGTATTTACACTTTGTTTAATGGGAAGTTTGCTCATAGCGTGTTCAAATGAAGGAACACAACCAACAACCGCAGACGCACAAACGAACACAGGAAAAAAAGATTTAGGAGATATCACAATTGGTCTTTCTATGCAAACCCTAGGTGCACCATACTTTGTTGCACAGCAAAAGGCAGTAGAAAAGAAAGTAGAGGAGCTTGGTGTTAAGTTGATCTCTGCAGATGCACAAGGAGATCTTTCAAAACAATTAGCTGACGTAGAAGATATGCTTTCTAGACAAATTGATTTATTGATTATTAACCCGGCAGATCCTGAAGGTGCAGTAGCTGCAACAAGATCAGCAGCAGCAGCAGGAGTACCTGTTTTTATCATGGATAACTCTATTTCTCCTGAAGCAGACTATGTATCTATGATTCAGTCAAATAATTTGGCTAACGGTGAACAAGTAGGTCAATGGCTAGCTAATAAAATGGGGAAAACTGAAATCAAACTGGGTATTTTAAGTGGAAACCAAGGAAACCTTCTTGGGGTTGATAGAAGAATAGGAGTTATAAAAGGAATCGTTGAAGAACAGCTAAGACAGTTTAGTGAAACTAACTTTAAGGTCGTTACACAAGGATGGGGAGATTGGGCACAAGAAGGCGGGCTTTCAGCAGCAGAAGATATGCTTGTAGCTAGTCCAGATATGAATGTATTAGTAGCCGAGAATGACAGCATGGCACTTGGTGCGGTAAAAGCAATTGAAAATGCAGGAAAAGAAGATGATATTTTAGTGCTTGCTGCAGCTGATGGTCAGAAAGAAGCATTAGAGCTAATTAAGGAAGGAAAATATGGGGCTACAGGATTAAATAATCCCGCATTAGTAGCAGAAACAACTGTAGATACAGCAATTAAATACCTTCAAGCCGAAGCGAATATTCCAAAATTAATCAATACAGAACCTGCTGTTATCCACATTGATAATGTTGATGATTATTATAATCCTGACTCTGATTTCTAA
- the nagB gene encoding glucosamine-6-phosphate deaminase, protein MLRFIITKDYREMSKQAAKAIAEDMRWKTRYVLGTATGGTPLGTYKELVRLYEQGQIDFSNVISFGLDEYIGLPSNHVQCYTRYMWENFFSHINILKTNTNMPPGIFDDAEIEINNYEKRIENAGGIDLQILGVGRNGHIGFNEPGEVLHARTHLATLTKQTIEDNARYFSSIDEVPKHALAMGVGSIFKARKIIFIASGEEKAEAVRKTFKGYVDTYCPSTLLQMHPNLIVILDEKAASKLDLSSIHSNIKII, encoded by the coding sequence GTGCTACGCTTTATCATAACAAAAGACTATCGTGAGATGAGTAAGCAAGCAGCCAAAGCTATCGCAGAAGACATGAGATGGAAAACGCGATATGTTCTAGGTACAGCAACAGGAGGTACACCTCTTGGAACATATAAAGAGTTAGTGAGACTTTATGAGCAAGGACAAATCGATTTTAGCAATGTGATTTCTTTTGGACTTGATGAGTATATTGGTTTACCTAGCAATCATGTACAATGCTATACACGATATATGTGGGAAAACTTTTTTTCACACATAAATATACTTAAAACTAACACCAATATGCCACCTGGTATCTTTGATGATGCTGAAATAGAAATAAATAACTATGAAAAGAGAATAGAAAATGCAGGTGGAATAGATTTGCAAATATTGGGGGTAGGTCGAAATGGCCACATTGGTTTTAATGAACCCGGAGAGGTTTTACATGCAAGGACACACCTTGCCACCTTAACCAAACAGACCATTGAAGATAATGCCAGGTATTTTAGTAGTATAGATGAGGTACCAAAACATGCGTTAGCCATGGGTGTGGGGAGTATTTTCAAAGCTAGAAAAATCATATTTATTGCAAGTGGAGAAGAAAAGGCAGAGGCGGTAAGAAAAACATTTAAAGGATATGTTGATACATACTGTCCATCAACTTTACTTCAAATGCACCCAAACTTAATTGTTATTTTAGATGAAAAAGCTGCAAGTAAACTTGATTTATCAAGTATTCATAGCAATATAAAAATTATTTAA
- a CDS encoding phosphotriesterase family protein, with translation MPYIQTVLGIVEVNEEIGHFQPHEHLSIEAGNASKINPALCIDNLDTTITEVKDFLKQGGKVIADAQPIGSGRKAADLVNISKITGVHIIASTGFHKKMFYHHDHWIHHFSSEQLLQVMLTEINHGMYIGNQSCFPTSTIDARAGLIKTAVDHDGISNKYNHKFNAAAEASFRTGVPIMVHIEKGSDPFEVITFLTDLNIPPNRIILCHLDRTHHDYQLHEAIARTGVFLEYDTIGRFKYHDDETEIKLILNMLKQGFEDSLLLSLDTTKSRLRAYGGEIGLSYLLTSFLPKLEKKGVSKEIIHLLTQKNPAKALAIDK, from the coding sequence GTGCCTTACATCCAAACGGTTCTTGGAATAGTAGAAGTAAACGAAGAGATTGGACATTTTCAGCCTCACGAGCATTTAAGTATTGAAGCAGGCAATGCCTCAAAAATAAATCCTGCATTATGTATAGATAACCTTGATACAACGATAACTGAAGTGAAAGACTTTTTAAAACAAGGCGGGAAGGTTATTGCTGATGCACAGCCAATAGGTTCAGGGAGAAAAGCAGCTGACTTAGTTAACATTTCAAAAATAACTGGGGTGCATATCATTGCCTCTACCGGTTTTCATAAGAAGATGTTTTATCATCATGATCATTGGATCCATCATTTTTCAAGTGAACAATTGCTTCAGGTAATGCTAACTGAAATTAATCACGGTATGTACATAGGAAATCAAAGTTGCTTTCCAACCTCTACAATTGACGCGAGAGCGGGACTAATTAAAACAGCAGTTGATCACGATGGAATTTCAAATAAATATAATCATAAATTTAATGCTGCTGCAGAAGCATCCTTTCGTACTGGCGTACCGATTATGGTTCATATTGAAAAAGGCTCAGATCCTTTTGAAGTCATTACCTTTCTAACAGATCTAAATATTCCTCCTAATAGAATTATTTTATGTCATTTAGACCGGACTCATCATGATTACCAGCTTCACGAAGCAATCGCTCGAACTGGCGTTTTTCTTGAGTATGATACTATAGGACGTTTTAAATATCATGATGATGAAACGGAAATAAAGCTAATTTTAAACATGCTTAAGCAAGGATTTGAAGACTCACTTCTATTAAGCTTAGACACTACTAAATCGAGATTGCGAGCTTATGGTGGTGAAATAGGATTATCTTATTTATTAACATCCTTCCTACCAAAATTGGAGAAAAAAGGTGTGAGTAAAGAGATTATTCATCTACTCACTCAAAAGAATCCTGCCAAAGCATTAGCAATTGATAAATAA
- a CDS encoding shikimate dehydrogenase family protein, with the protein MQLTKATEPTFYFIGVTTAQSSIMKLFPEWAKELSISQTIKGIDISIHADPHVYREVVEFLKNDELSLGALVTTHKIDLYNAAKDLFDELDPYAQLFNELSCISKRNGKLIGHAKDHLSSGLAMKAFIPEGFWEHQGEVFIMGAGGSAIAITANLIEAKQKPSKVYVTNRSKPRLKSMEAIIKKISTEVEIEYVMAENEEQNDKILQKLRPYSFIINATGLGKDRPGSPLSNKCTYPCNSLVWELNYRGELLFMHQALEQRAQKNLYVEDGWVYFIHGWTQVISEVFQVNIDQEKLSKIEKIASDFINAKTQ; encoded by the coding sequence ATGCAGCTAACAAAAGCTACAGAACCAACCTTTTATTTTATTGGTGTAACAACTGCTCAATCTTCTATTATGAAGCTTTTCCCTGAGTGGGCGAAGGAGTTATCTATTAGTCAAACAATAAAAGGAATTGATATAAGCATTCATGCAGATCCTCATGTGTATAGAGAAGTAGTAGAATTTTTGAAAAATGATGAATTATCATTGGGAGCACTCGTTACAACTCATAAAATTGATCTCTATAATGCAGCAAAGGATTTGTTTGATGAATTAGATCCTTATGCACAATTATTCAATGAATTATCCTGTATATCCAAAAGAAACGGTAAGCTTATTGGGCATGCAAAAGACCATCTTTCTAGTGGACTTGCGATGAAAGCATTTATCCCCGAAGGCTTTTGGGAACACCAAGGAGAGGTATTCATAATGGGAGCGGGTGGGAGTGCGATTGCAATAACCGCCAACTTAATAGAAGCAAAACAAAAGCCATCTAAAGTTTATGTAACAAATCGAAGTAAGCCAAGATTAAAATCTATGGAAGCCATAATAAAGAAAATATCTACAGAAGTAGAAATCGAATACGTTATGGCTGAAAATGAAGAGCAAAATGACAAAATTCTTCAAAAACTTAGACCATACTCTTTCATTATAAATGCAACTGGTTTAGGTAAAGATCGACCAGGATCACCGCTCTCAAACAAATGCACATACCCTTGCAATAGTTTAGTGTGGGAGTTGAATTATCGTGGTGAATTGTTATTTATGCATCAAGCATTAGAGCAGAGAGCACAAAAAAATCTGTATGTAGAGGATGGATGGGTCTATTTTATCCATGGTTGGACACAAGTCATATCTGAAGTATTTCAAGTTAACATAGATCAAGAAAAACTATCTAAAATTGAGAAGATTGCTAGTGATTTTATCAATGCAAAAACACAATAA
- a CDS encoding DUF5107 domain-containing protein: MKRKNKSFIIFLTLLFVLSIASSAFAGGPKGKPDKSDNLKVYDSTIDFKHFAFELNEDNGMKSWSEDVNDITNTTFNTKVIENKYIKVTLLPEYGGRIISMIDKSTGHDLLYQNPVGTPYGMGAGNFYYDWLMVYGGIFPTFPEPEHGKTWMLPWDAKVVEQTSEKISVEMSFTDDIDFSDKPWNFDNGKTGITAVNTITVYKDKSYLEMNMKLINNKNEPVKYEYWTCTTFAPGGNPSDMKMAVPIEEVMVKDDWWSWMGTVDEPVDKENHIYKYDKLSMFSNWKDMGIAYGQEVKEKWWGVINTDNNEGVVRIADNANATPGLKFWTWGYEDSYNTDPLEFGNSARPYIELWGGHSSEFFEDTYLEPNETKEWTEYYFPTKGLEDITSANENASAYLEYEKGEIVARFNVTDPKQPVRATIYKKTGQKSTKVTEKVFSGKHVNNSVLSKKIADGSANYELVLSTPSGKEILRAEINN, from the coding sequence ATGAAACGTAAAAATAAGAGTTTTATTATATTCTTAACATTACTATTTGTCTTGTCTATTGCATCAAGTGCTTTTGCTGGTGGACCTAAAGGAAAGCCTGATAAAAGTGACAATTTAAAAGTATATGATTCAACAATCGACTTTAAGCACTTTGCCTTTGAATTAAATGAAGACAACGGGATGAAAAGTTGGAGTGAAGACGTTAATGATATAACAAATACGACATTTAATACCAAAGTAATTGAAAATAAATATATTAAGGTAACACTTCTTCCTGAATATGGTGGTCGAATTATCTCGATGATTGATAAATCAACTGGACACGATCTTCTGTATCAAAATCCTGTAGGAACACCATATGGTATGGGGGCAGGGAACTTTTATTATGATTGGTTAATGGTATATGGAGGAATTTTTCCGACATTCCCAGAACCTGAACATGGAAAAACATGGATGCTACCATGGGATGCTAAGGTCGTAGAACAAACAAGTGAAAAAATTTCTGTTGAAATGAGCTTCACAGACGATATCGATTTTTCTGATAAACCATGGAATTTTGACAATGGAAAAACCGGTATTACTGCAGTAAACACTATTACCGTTTATAAAGATAAGTCTTATTTAGAAATGAATATGAAATTAATTAATAATAAGAACGAACCTGTTAAGTATGAATATTGGACTTGTACAACATTCGCTCCCGGTGGAAATCCTTCTGATATGAAGATGGCTGTTCCGATTGAGGAAGTAATGGTAAAGGATGATTGGTGGAGTTGGATGGGAACAGTAGATGAACCAGTGGATAAAGAAAATCATATCTACAAATATGATAAACTATCAATGTTTTCTAACTGGAAAGACATGGGGATTGCCTACGGGCAGGAAGTAAAAGAAAAATGGTGGGGTGTTATCAACACAGATAATAACGAAGGAGTAGTAAGGATTGCCGATAATGCCAATGCCACACCTGGATTAAAATTCTGGACTTGGGGTTATGAAGATAGTTATAATACAGATCCTTTAGAGTTTGGTAACTCTGCAAGACCATATATTGAATTATGGGGTGGCCATTCATCCGAGTTTTTTGAAGATACGTATTTAGAGCCAAATGAAACGAAGGAATGGACAGAATACTACTTCCCAACAAAAGGCTTAGAAGATATTACGTCTGCAAATGAAAATGCCTCTGCATATCTTGAATATGAGAAAGGTGAAATTGTAGCGAGATTTAATGTAACTGATCCAAAACAACCAGTTAGGGCTACTATCTATAAAAAGACTGGTCAAAAATCAACGAAAGTAACAGAAAAAGTGTTTTCTGGAAAACATGTAAATAATTCCGTGTTGTCTAAGAAAATAGCTGATGGGTCGGCTAACTATGAGTTAGTTTTATCAACTCCATCTGGAAAAGAAATATTAAGAGCAGAGATTAATAACTAA